The window AAAGTCAAACTTGCCACTAATGCAATAAAACCTCTTGAAATTATTATGGTGTTCATGCTGCCCAAGTAAAGTTTGCCAACACAAGCTGGTGGACAGTACAACCATTGCATGAACAACCATCCTACATGATGGGTACATTACATAATCGTTGCTGTTCTTCTTAAATTTTAAAATGTAAATTCTGCAATTCAGTGCAGTCTTTGAAAATTGTCCATTACATTATTTAAAGTTTGGTAAAAATAATACTGTATATTCTTGGTAAGAAAGTAAGATTGAGTATTGATGTCATTGCAATGCTACATTTATAGATATTAGATATTTTGTTTTGTTACATTGGAATCCTTACTGATGTAGGTAAGATGTAGTAGTGTAAGAATATGACTCACTCACCATGAGTTCAATCCCCGCTTGTGGTATAGtgtgtttgcagtcgtgtcattacacTTTATTGAGTCATAatgttgtaacagtagtatacAGTAAATCGTATGTTAcaaatatgcaacaaatgatTCACCTCATTAATTTGATTTACAGGCTGTATCAAACCTTCTCATCCCCGATCATCAGGCTGATGCTTTCATCTCTCCTGAAGATCCTAGTGTACCGGTATCATGGCCAGACCAGCTTGTTAAAATTCTCTTGGGTGGATTAGTGCGCTGGGATGCCCAGTACTTCCTACACATTGCACAGTATGGCTACACACATGAGAACACACTTGCTTTTTTTCCACTCTTTCCTTTAACAGTGCGTTTTATCACTGTAATTTTGAATGTGCCATTGCAGTTTATATTTAATTATTATAGTGTCCTTCTAATATCTGCAGTATTGATAAACTTTTATCTGTTCATAAAGACTGCAGTAGTTTTTCATAAATTGAGTGAAGAAGTGCTAAGGAATCAAGTCTTGGCATATCGAGCAGCACTGCTCTTCTGTGTGAACCCGGCAAGTGTGTTTTTCACTGCACCATACTCAGAGGGACTATTTGCATTCTTAACATTCTCTGCCCTCTTGATGAATGAGACCAGGAGCACCTCTACTGCTGCCATGGTGTTTGGATTAGCTTCATCAGCCAGGTCAAATGGTTTGGTTAATGTTGGATTCATACTCTACAGAAAACTTCAAGActgctcaaattatttctataAGTGAGTTGTAACTGAGTATTTTATGAGAGAGAAAATTTTGCATATTTTCACATATCTTCTAATGTACTGTATAAAATAAACTACCATAATATAAAATCTTCACCAGTTGTTTCTTAACAATCTGTAATTAAATTGCTGCATATGAATGACCATTTGACATAACTGGAGTAATAAATTAACCACAAATATCCATAGTTTTCCAAGATGCTTCCTAATTTCAGAATTCGGAATGCAACTACAGAatctggccagctgtcccttctACTGGTATTGGTTCTGACAttcaactatactctcatacctcTGTTCATTGGTTGCTTCCTGGTCATCCTTCCATTTGCCCTCTTCCAAATGTGGTGCTATAATGTAAGTAAAGTTACATTTATTAAGAGGGAACTACAGCTAAAGAAGGAATACCAGCAGTAtgaaatgatcagttatggaaaggCTGGAAGAGTGTAAATGTTTAAATTTAagaatgtggattaaagtaaaactGAAATGTGAGAAGTGGGGTGAGATTTTGTGTTCTGTTAAGCAGCTAACTAGGGAGTTTTGAAGCAAATGAAAGAATGATTGTTGTGGGTGACTTAAATACGAAAGTGGGAAAGACCATAGTAGAGGGCACAGTTACAGAAGGAGAGAAATCTGCATAACTTCTGGTCCCAGTGAGATCAAATTATCACATACACAGCCACTTCTTCCCCTCCCATCCCTTGATCTATGAACCATACTCTTCTGTAAAAATACTTGTTTTCCTCTCTATAACAGATGTACTGTGGTGAAGAAGGCAGTTCTCCTTCTCTTGCTCCTCATCTCGAGATGTTTGTACGCTCCAACTTCTTGCACTCCCCAGATCTTGGTGAAGCTGAATGGTGCTACAACTTTCCTCCGCTTGCATATTCTCACGTACAAGATAAATACTGGGAGGTAAGTTGAACTTCATACATTTAACTAAAGCATTGAGTTCTCAGTTTACTGGACTAATAGGGAGGAGAGGATACCTGGTAATGCCATTTGTCTATTAAGTAAGTAATGAGATTGTTTTTCCATCATTGTAACAGTAACAGACAATTCTGGAAATAATGAATTTTGTCAGAGTTTTCCAAAAGTAATTTGCCATCACTTAGTAACAAAAACAGACAATTATGGGAGTCCAATGTTTCTGAAAGCAATTTACTCGGTGGATCATAACAATAATAGACAATTCTGGAAACAATAGACTAAACTATGTCTATTGCAAGACATTATCCAATGTCTAGATTTTGTCTGTTAAATCCAAAATCCATTAAGTCAAGGTCCATTAAACTAGTTTtactataaaaataaatattttttcaaCAGTTATTTCTCTGAAGAAAACATTGAATCCAGTGGCTTTTATGAATGGTACCATTGGAAGGACGGAGTATGGAGGAAgcaaatgtgttcagatatttgggagtggacttgttggtggatgggtctgtgaaagatgaggtgaactatagaattgatgaggaaggGGGGTTgttgcattgaggcatctgtggagacaaagaacattatccatggaggcaaaaagggaatgtatgagagtatagtggtcaACACTTCTTATATGAGTGTTATGAatgagttgtgaatgttgcagcaaggaagaAGCTGGAGGAAGTAGACATATCATGTCTGAgaacaatgtgtagtgtaaatattatacagagaattcgttgcctggagattaggaggaggtgtgggattgctaAAAGTTTTATCCAGAGGTCTGTGGAAGAGTTACtgaagtggtttggacatttataggagatggagcaaaataggatgacttagagggtgtatagatctgtagtggatggaaggcagggtaggagccACCCTAGAAAAGGTTGGACCTTATTATACTCTGATTTTTTCATCCTACTCTGTATCATTACAAATGTATTCCGTGATGTTTCATAGATTTAGAAATGGAAAATACACTACTGTAATTCCTTTCACAAATGAGAGAGGTGTCCAGATCAGTATATTGTTGCATTTTCTTTCATTATATTAATGCACTC of the Cherax quadricarinatus isolate ZL_2023a chromosome 79, ASM3850222v1, whole genome shotgun sequence genome contains:
- the PIG-V gene encoding GPI mannosyltransferase 2 isoform X1; translated protein: MRTYTLGQKVKNFAIASRVIVLALQAVSNLLIPDHQADAFISPEDPSVPVSWPDQLVKILLGGLVRWDAQYFLHIAQYGYTHENTLAFFPLFPLTVRFITVILNVPLQFIFNYYSVLLISAVLINFYLFIKTAVVFHKLSEEVLRNQVLAYRAALLFCVNPASVFFTAPYSEGLFAFLTFSALLMNETRSTSTAAMVFGLASSARSNGLVNVGFILYRKLQDCSNYFYKIRNATTESGQLSLLLVLVLTFNYTLIPLFIGCFLVILPFALFQMWCYNMYCGEEGSSPSLAPHLEMFVRSNFLHSPDLGEAEWCYNFPPLAYSHVQDKYWEVGFLRYYEVRQVPNFILALPVVMVIICHAALYMVDNPQVCWALGIPQSVTEQRSSKQSYFWPEEGINSWRIFIYTAHSLCLCAFCVLCIHVQVTTRLLCSSCPVVYWFAAHLISDQPKNSAEENSRENEDDLAECLSNMTKRYQVSLLSELPRPFWGQVILSYFILYFLIGIILYSNFLPWT